The following proteins are encoded in a genomic region of Haloarcula marina:
- the fen gene encoding flap endonuclease-1, translated as MGNADLRSLAAIEDVTFEELEGSVVAVDAHNWLYRYLTTTVKFTSDAKYTTADGDEVANLIGVVQGLPKFFEHDLTPVFVFDGAVTELKDDEVAKRREQRERYEEQLEEAREAGDATRVAKLDSRTQRLTSTIVETTRELLSLLDVPVVDAPAEGEGQASYMARQGDVDYVGTEDYDALLFGAPYTLRQLTSSGDPELMDFQATLDKHDLTWEQLVDAAILMGTDFNEGISGIGPKTAVKEIAEHGDLYTVLEARDEHIEHADRIRNLFLDPAVTDEYAVPADIDPDVEAARRFVTEEWEVDADEVARGFERISESLVQTGLDRWT; from the coding sequence ATGGGAAACGCAGACCTCCGGTCGCTGGCCGCCATCGAGGACGTGACCTTCGAGGAGTTAGAGGGGAGCGTCGTCGCCGTCGACGCCCACAACTGGCTCTATCGCTATCTGACCACGACAGTCAAGTTCACGAGCGACGCGAAGTACACGACGGCCGACGGTGACGAGGTGGCGAACCTCATCGGCGTCGTACAGGGCCTCCCGAAGTTCTTCGAACACGACCTGACACCGGTGTTCGTCTTCGACGGCGCGGTCACTGAGTTGAAAGACGACGAGGTGGCGAAGCGCCGCGAACAGCGCGAACGCTACGAGGAGCAACTCGAAGAAGCCCGCGAGGCCGGTGACGCCACCCGCGTGGCGAAACTCGACTCCCGCACCCAGCGACTCACCAGCACCATCGTCGAGACGACCCGAGAACTGCTCTCGCTTCTCGACGTGCCCGTGGTCGACGCTCCGGCGGAGGGCGAAGGCCAAGCGTCCTACATGGCCCGACAGGGCGACGTGGACTACGTCGGGACGGAAGACTACGACGCGCTCCTGTTCGGTGCGCCCTACACGCTCCGTCAACTCACCTCCAGCGGCGACCCCGAACTGATGGACTTCCAGGCGACGCTGGACAAACACGACCTGACGTGGGAGCAACTCGTCGACGCGGCCATCCTTATGGGGACGGACTTCAACGAGGGTATCTCCGGTATCGGACCGAAGACGGCGGTCAAGGAGATTGCCGAACACGGCGACCTCTACACCGTTCTGGAAGCCCGGGACGAGCATATCGAACACGCGGACCGCATCCGCAATCTGTTCTTAGACCCCGCGGTGACCGACGAGTACGCCGTTCCGGCCGACATTGACCCCGACGTGGAGGCCGCCCGGCGGTTCGTCACCGAGGAGTGGGAAGTCGACGCCGACGAAGTGGCGCGCGGGTTCGAGCGCATCAGCGAGTCGCTCGTCCAGACCGGCCTCGACCGCTGGACCTGA